From one Xiphophorus hellerii strain 12219 chromosome 18, Xiphophorus_hellerii-4.1, whole genome shotgun sequence genomic stretch:
- the trip12 gene encoding E3 ubiquitin-protein ligase TRIP12 isoform X3, which produces MSNRPNSNPGGSLRRSQRNTAAAQPQDHTAAGRLQSEQVKHKPNSPPESRRPNSKAPKATASSATGQSRGHSSRRSGLNLSVASLVLQDDSQAAGTSEQERPGHQSKSEGTRGLKRSDAPDQISVLGPTPSKKPKSVPPPKSNTSETKKGPAKSKKRQASSEAPASTGRNQSKKSAASSASPVQKRKKSDSFPGLSSTAGSLPNCTEGRTAKPTKLASKSAASAKAGCSNVTDSSSSASSSSSSSTTGTNSAATQGARLKQGKDQTKARRSRSASSPSPRRSTRDKEQAKTASSSKFDWATRFNPKVNLPKPKLSLPGTSKTETSKPGPSGLQAKLASLRKSTKKRSESPPAELPSFRRSTRQKTTGSCASTSRRGSGLGKRGAADARRQEKMADSDNNQDGANSSAARTDEASQGASASSSVAGAVGMTTSGESESDDSEMGRLQALLEARGLPPHLFGPLGPRMSQLFHRTIGSGASSKAQQLLQGLQATGDESQQLQAAIEMCQLLVMGNEETLGGFPVKSVVPALITLLQMEHNFEIMNHASRALTYMMEALPRSSAVVVDAIPVFLEKLQVIQFIDVAEQALTALEMLSRRHSKAILQARGLAHCLLYLEFFSINAQRNALAIAANCCQSITPDEFHFVDDSLSLLTQRLTHQDKKSVESTCLCFARLVDNFQHEENLLQQVASRDLLTNIQQLLVVTPPVLSSGMFIMVVRMLSLMCSNCPSLAVQLMKQNIAETLRFLLCGASNGSCQEQIELVPRSPQELYELTSLICELMPCLPREGIFAVDAMLKKGSAQTTEGAIWQWRDDRGLWHPYNRIDSRIIETAHQNGEDEISLSTLGRVYTIDFNSMQQINEDTGTARGIQRKPNPLANPNTGSHQEVRREDARAQLMKEDPELAKCFIKTLFGVLYEVYSSSAGPAVRHKCLRAILRIIYFADAELLKDVLRNHAVSSHIASMLSSQDLKIVVGSLQMAEILMQKLPDVFSVYFRREGVMHQVKNLAESESFLVTSPPKACSSGTASLCTTTITSVSTTSANIATPDLGSPSFQHSMDDSLDLSPQGRLSDVLKRKRLPKRGPRRPKYSPPRDDDKVDNQVFFAAKSPTSTQSPKSSFLASLNPKTWGKLGAQTNNANSEPSRTAGVSGLARAPPKDSISNNRDKIKAWIKEQASKFVERYFNSENVDGSNPALNVLQRLCTATEQLNLQVDGGLECLVEISNIVSESDVSSFEIQHSGLVKQLLIYLTSNADRDLLSRDVRLKRFLNIFAGCPLPGVDPIGRLDPTNNSAYLALVHKMNSCLSQMEQFPVKVHDFPSGNGNGSRGSQALKFFNTHQLKCQLQRHPDCTNVKQWKGGPVKIDPLALVQAIERYLVVRGYGRIREEDEDSDDDGSDDEIDESLAAQFLNSGSVRHRLQFYIGDHLLPYNMTVYQAVRQYSLQAEEERESTDDEANPLGRAGIWTKTHTIWYKPVREDEEGSKDSVGGKRGRAQTAPTKTSPRNAKKQDELWHDGVCPSVANPLETYLTTEPPETITFDDPSLEVTLLLRILHSISRFWFYLYDNAACKEIIPTSEFINSKLTAKANRQLQDPLVIMTGNIPTWLIELGKTCPFFFPFDTRQMLFYVTAFDRDRAMQRLLDTNPEINQSDSQDSRVAPRLDRKKRTINREDLLKQAESVMQDLGSSRAMLEIQYENEVGTGLGPTQEFYALVSQELQRADLGLWRGEEITLANPKGNQEGTKYMFNSRGLFAVPFGRTTKPAHIAKIKMKFRFLGKLMAKAIMDFRLLDLPLGLPFYKWMLRHETSISSHDLMNIDPSVAKSIQHLEDIIRQKKRLEQDRSQTRETLQQALESLNMNGCSVEDLGLDFTLPGFPNIELKKGGKDVPVTIYNLEEYLRLVVYWTLNEGVSRQFDSFREGFESVFPLHHLQYFYPEELDQLLCGSKSETWDVKTLMECCRPDHGYTHDSRAIRFLFEVLSSFDAEQQRLFLQFVTGSPRLPVGGFRSLNPPLTIVRKTFESTENPDDFLPSVMTCVNYLKLPDYSSIEIMREKLLIAAREGQQSFHLS; this is translated from the exons ATGTCCAACCGGCCTAATTCCAATCCAGGGGGGTCACTGCGCCGTTCACAGAGGAACACTGCTGCGGCCCAGCCACAAGACCACACAGCAGCTGGAAG GTTGCAGTCAGAGCAGGTAAAACATAAACCAAATTCCCCACCTGAAAGTAGAAGACCTAATTCTAAGGCTCCCAAAGCCACTGCCAGCTCAGCCACTGGCCAGTCCAGAGGGCACAGCTCAAGAAG AAGCGGTCTTAACCTATCAGTGGCTTCATTAGTTCTGCAAGACGACTCGCAGGCTGCGGGAACATCCGAACAGGAACGACCAGGCCACCAGTCAAAGAGTGAGGGCACCAGAGGGCTTAAACGAAGTGACGCTCCTGACCAAATTAGCGTCCTTGGGCCCACCCCTTCCAAGAAGCCCAAATCGGTCCCACCACCCAAAAGTAATACCTCAGAGACCAAGAAAGGCCCAGCTAAGTCCAAGAAGAGACAGGCTTCTTCAGAGGCACCTGCATCGACAGGTCGAAATCAGAGCAAGAAGAGTGCGGCCAGCTCGGCCTCTCCAGTCCAGAAACGGAAAAAATCAGACTCTTTCCCAGGTCTAAGTAGTACCGCTGGGTCTCTACCCAATTGTACCGAAGGCAGAACTGCAAAACCAACCAAGCTGGCGTCTAAATCGGCCGCCTCAGCCAAAGCTGGGTGTAGCAACGTGACAGACTcatcctcctctgcctcctcctcttcttcttcctctacCACAGGCACCAACAGTGCTGCTACACAGGGCGCTCGTTTAAAACAGGGAAAAGATCAGACAAAAGCTCGTCGTTCCAGATCAGCATCTAGTCCCTCTCCGCGTCGCAGTACACGAGACAAGGAGCAGGCCAAAACCGCCAGCTCTTCCAAGTTTGACTGGGCAACACGCTTCAACCCCAAAGTAAACCTGCCAAAACCCAAACTTTCCTTACCTGGAACTTCCAAAACTGAAACCTCCAAACCTGGGCCATCTGGACTACAAGCTAAACTAGCAA GTTTGAGGAAATCCACAAAGAAGCGCAGCGAGTCTCCTCCAGCAGAGCTCCCCAGTTTTCGGCGGAGCACACGCCAGAAGACCACGGGCTCCTGTGCCAGCACCAG TCGGCGGGGCTCAGGCCTGGGCAAGCGCGGGGCAGCCGACGCTCGCCGACAGGAGAAAATGGCTGACTCCGACAACAACCAAGATGGGGCCAATTCATCAGCTGCTCGCACTGATGAGGCGTCACAAGGAGCTTCAG CTTCAAGCTCAGTTGCCGGAGCAGTGGGCATGACCACTTCTGGAGAGAGTGAGTCTGATGATTCAGAAATGGGAAGGCTTCAAG CGCTTCTGGAAGCCAGAGGTCTCCCACCACATCTTTTTGGACCCCTGGGGCCCCGCATGTCGCAGCTGTTTCACAGGACCATAGGCAGTGGAGCCA GTTCCAAggcccagcagctgctgcagggcCTTCAGGCCACAGGGGACGAGTCTCAACAGCTCCAAGCTGCCATTGAGATGTGCCAGCTGCTGGTGATGGGCAATGAGGAAACTCTTGGTGGATTTCCTGTCAAGAGTGTGGTGCCTGCTTTG ATTACACTGTTACAGATGGAGCATAATTTTGAAATT ATGAATCACGCGTCGCGTGCGCTCACTTACATGATGGAGGCACTTCCTCGTTCTTCTGCTGTCGTGGTTGACGCTATTCCTGTCTTCCTGGAGAAA CTTCAGGTGATCCAGTTCATAGACGTAGCAGAACAAGCCCTCACAGCCTTGGAAATGTTGTCAAGGCGACACAGCAAAGCAATTTTACAGGCT AGAGGCCTGGCTCACTGCCTCCTTTACCTGGAGTTCTTCAGCATCAATGCCCAGAGGAATGCGTTGGCCATAGCAGCCAACTGCTGCCAGAGCATTACACCAGACGAGTTTCACTTTGTTGATGATTCACTCTCACTGTTGACTCAGAGACTTACACATCAG GATAAGAAGTCCGTTGAAAGCACTTGTCTCTGTTTTGCCAGACTAGTGGACAACTTTCAACACGAAGAG AACCTGCTGCAGCAGGTGGCATCGAGGGACCTGTTGACCAACATCCAGCAGTTGCTAGTTGTGACGCCTCCCGTTCTCAGCTCGGGGATGTTTATTATGGTTGTGCGCATGCTCTCCCTGATGTGCTCCAACTGCCCAAGTCTGGCAGTCCAGCTTATGAAACAAA ACATAGCAGAAACTCTGCGTTTCCTCTTGTGCGGTGCATCAAATGGAAGCTGCCAGGAACAAATTGAGCTCGTACCGCGAAGCCCCCAGGAACTCTATGAACTGACCTCCCTCATTTG TGAATTGATGCCCTGCCTCCCCAGAGAGGGCATCTTTGCAGTTGATGCTATGCTGAAGAAAGGCAGTGCTCAAACAACAGAAGGTGCAATCTGGCAGTGGAGGGATGACCGGGGCTTGTGGCATCCTTACAACCGTATCGACAGCCGCATCATTGAG ACGGCCCACCAGAACGGAGAAGATGAGATCAGCTTGTCAACGCTGGGCCGTGTATACACAATTGACTTCAACTCTATGCAGCAGATAAATGAAGACACGGGAACAGCACGTGGTATCCAGAGGAAGCCTAATCCTCTTGCCAATCCTAACACAG gGAGTCACCAAGAGGTTCGTCGGGAAGATGCAAGAGCCCAGCTGATGAAGGAGGACCCTGAGCTGGCGAAGTGCTTTATTAAAACACTGTTTGGGGTCTTGTATGAGGTCTACAGCTCATCAGCTGGCCCTGCTGTCCGACACAAGTGCCTTAGAGCCATCCTCAGGATCATCTACTTTGCTGACGCCGAGCTGCTGAAGGATGTGCTGAGGAACCATGCTGTGTCCAG TCACATTGCCTCCATGCTGTCCAGCCAGGACCTGAAGATTGTGGTTGGATCTCTGCAGATGGCAGAGATCCTCATGCAGAAGCTGCCTGATGTCTTCAGTGTCTATTTTAGAAGAGAAG GTGTAATGCATCAAGTAAAGAACCTTGCAGAGTCTGAGAGCTTTCTTGTCACTAGTCCCCCAAAGGCCTGCTCCAGTGGTACTGCCAGCCTCTGTACCACAACAATCACCAGTGTATCCACGACATCGGCTAACATTGCAACTCCTGACCTGGGCTCCCCCAGTTTTCAGCATAGCATGGACGACTCGCTGGACCTCAGTCCCCAGGG CCGGTTAAGTGATGTCCTAAAGAGAAAACGCCTTCCAAAAAGAGGACCCAGAAGGCCTAAGTACTCTCCGCCAAGAGACGATGATAAAGTAGACAATCAGG TCTTCTTTGCAGCCAAGAGCCCCACCAGTACTCAGTCACCCAAGTCGTCGTTCTTGGCCAGCCTAAACCCCAAGACCTGGGGGAAGCTGGGAGCTCAAACTAACAATGCCAACTCTGAGCCATCACGCACAGCCGGAGTAAGCGGTCTGGCAAGAGCGCCTCCCAAAGACTCTATTTCAAATAACAG AGATAAAATTAAGGCCTGGATTAAAGAGCAGGCAAGTAAGTTTGTGGAGCGCTACTTCAACTCTGAGAATGTGGACGGCAGCAACCCCGCGCTGAATGTTCTCCAGAGACTTTGCACAGCCACCGAGCAGCTGAACCTGCAG GTGGATGGTGGGTTGGAGTGCCTGGTGGAAATCTCCAACATCGTGTCAGAATCTGACGTGTCATCGTTTGAGATCCAGCACAGTGGTCTGGTGAAGCAGCTTCTGATCTACCTTACCTCCAACGCGGACAGAGACCTGCTCAGTCGTGACGTGCGGCTCAAGAGGTTCCTTAACATCTTCGCTGGTTGTCCG CTGCCAGGCGTTGATCCTATAGGTCGTCTGGATCCCACAAATAATTCGGCGTACCTGGCACTCGTGCACAAAATGAACAGCTGTCTGAGCCAAATGGAGCAGTTCCCAGTCAAGGTGCACGACTTTCCCAGTGGCAATGGGAACGGCAGCAG GGGATCTCAGGCACTGAAGTTCTTCAACACACATCAGCTCAAGTGTCAGCTGCAAAGGCACCCAGACTGCACTAATGTTAAACAGTGGAAAGGCGGCCCTGTTAAGATTGACCCGCTGGCCCTCGTGCAAGCGATCGAGAGATATCTTGTGGTCAGAG gtTATGGTAGAATCAGGGAAGAAGATGAGGACAGCGACGATGACGGTTCAGATGATGAAATAGATGAATCATTG GCGGCACAGTTCCTAAATTCTGGCAGCGTGCGTCACAGACTACAGTTCTACATTGGTGACCACCTGCTGCCATACAACATGACGGTGTACCAGGCAGTTCGACAATACAGTCTTCAGGCAGAAGAAGAGCGGGAGTCGACAGATGACGAAGCAAATCCACTGGGGAGAGCTGGAATCTGGACCAAAACGCACACAATATG GTATAAGCCTGTGAGAGAAGACGAGGAAGGCAGTAAGGACTCGGTGGGTGGAAAGCGAGGCAGAGCCCAGACTGCTCCCACTAAAACCTCACCGCGCAACGCCAAGAAACAGGATGAGCTGTGGCATG ATGGCGTGTGTCCCAGCGTCGCCAATCCTTTGGAAACATACCTCACTACAGAGCCACCAGAGACCATAACCTTTGACGACCCCTCTTTAGAGGTCACCCTGCTGCTGAGGATCCTTCACTCCATCAGTCGATTCTGGTTCTATTTGTATGAC AATGCTGCGTGCAAGGAAATTATTCCAACGTCTGAGTTCATTAATAGTAAACTGACTGCCAAAGCCAATCGTCAGCTACAAGATCCACTGGTCATCATGACAGGGAACATCCCCACCTGGCTTATCGAGCTGGGAAAGACCTG CCCCTTCTTCTTCCCCTTCGACACTCGGCAGATGTTGTTTTATGTAACCGCCTTCGATCGAGACAGAGCCATGCAGCGCCTGCTGGACACAAACCccgagatcaaccaatcagattctCAGGACAGCAGAGTCGCACCACGTCTGGATAGGAAAAAG AGAACTATAAACCGTGAGGATCTATTAAAACAGGCAGAGTCTGTGATGCAGGACCTTGGCAGCTCCAGGGCAATGCTGGAGATTCAGTATGAGAATGag GTGGGCACGGGTCTCGGTCCCACGCAGGAGTTCTACGCTCTGGTGTCTCAGGAGCTTCAGAGAGCGGATCTTGGTCTTTGGAGAGGCGAAGAGATTACTCTGGCCAATCCTAAAG GAAACCAAGAGGGCACTAAGTACATGTTCAACTCCAGAGGACTGTTTGCTGTTCCCTTTGGCAGAACAACAAAACCAGCACACATagccaaaattaaaatgaagttCCGTTTCTTAGGGAAGTTGATGGCCAAAGCAATTATGGACTTTAGACTG CTGGATCTGCCGTTGGGGCTTCCGTTTTATAAGTGGATGCTGCGACACGAGACGTCTATAAGCTCTCACGACTTGATGAACATTGATCCAAGTGTGGCCAAGTCCATCCAGCACCTGGAGGATATCATTCGTCAGAAGAAGAGGTTGGAACAGGACCGATCACAG ACCAGAGAAACCCTCCAGCAGGCCCTAGAGAGCCTGAACATGAACGGCTGCTCGGTGGAGGACCTGGGCTTGGACTTCACTCTGCCTGGCTTCCCAAACATTGAACTGAAAAAGGGCGGAAAAGACGTGCCAGTCACAATCTACAACCTCGAGGAGTACCTCAGG TTGGTGGTGTACTGGACCTTAAATGAAGGAGTATCAAGACAGTTTGACTCATTCAGGGAAGGGTTTGAGTCAGTCTTCCCTTTGCATCACCTGCAGTATTTCTACCCTGAAGAG CTGGACCAGTTGCTGTGTGGAAGTAAATCAGAGACATGGGATGTGAAGACGCTGATGGAGTGCTGTCGACCGGACCACGGCTACACGCATGACAG CCGGGCCATCCGGTTCCTGTTCGAGGTGTTGAGCAGCTTCGATGCCGAACAGCAGCGGCTCTTTCTCCAGTTTGTTACTGGAAGCCCGAGGCTGCCTGTCGGag GTTTCCGGAGCCTCAACCCCCCTCTGACAATTGTGAGGAAGACATTCGAGTCAACGGAGAATCCCGACGACTTCCTGCCCTCGGTCATGACCTGCGTCAACTACCTGAAGCTGCCTGACTACTCCAGCATAGAGATCATGCGAGAAAAACTGTTGATTGCTGCTCGCGAGGGCCAGCAGTCGTTCCACCTTTCCTGA